CGATAAGAAAATTATTTCAGTCCCATTATTTGAAAAAGAAAAGGGATCTAACGTAAAAGTTGCGTACGGTTCGGCTTTCTTGCCTGATTTCATTCAATTAGGTGACACAGTAACGGTCAGCGGTCGTGTACAAGCCAAGGAATCAGGAG
The Leptotrichia sp. OH3620_COT-345 DNA segment above includes these coding regions:
- a CDS encoding single-stranded DNA-binding protein (phage single-stranded DNA-binding protein), with product MAIITVTAQANEKNTRTVSTAKGDKKIISVPLFEKEKGSNVKVAYGSAFLPDFIQLGDTVTVSGRVQAKESG